CGTTGCCTCCTGCCGCGGCCGCGGCGGCATCCGCACCGGCCGCCTGCTGGTACACGGCGGCACCGGCGGCGTAAAGGGCCTTCTGCAGCGCTTCGAGCTCGGTCTTCACCGTGGCGAAGTCCTCCTTCTCGACAGCCTCCTTGAGGGCCTTGCTGGAGCTCTCCACCTTCTCCCTGTCCTCGGCGCTCACCTTGTCGCCCAGTTCGCCGAGCTGCTTCTCGGCCTGGTAGATGGCGGTTTCGGCCTGGTTCTTCAGGTCGATGCGCTCGCGCTTCTCCTTGTCGGCCGTGGCGTTGGCCTCGGCGTCCTTGACCATCTTCTCCACCTCGTTGTCGCTGAGGGTGGACGCCCCGGTGATCGAGATGCTCTGCTCCTTGCCGCTGCCCTTGTCCTTGGCGGTCACGCTGAGGATGCCGTTGGCGTCGATGTCGAAGGTCACTTCGATCTGGGGCACGCCGCGGGGAGCGGGGGGGATGCCGTCGAGACGGAAGGTGCCCAGCGACTTGTTGTCGCTGGCCATTTCGCGCTCGCCCTGCAGCACGTGGATCTCCACGTTGGTCTGGCCATCCACCGCAGTGGAGTACACCTCCGACTTCTTGGTGGGAATGGTGGTGTTGCGAGGAATCATCTTGGTCATCACGCCGCCCAGGGTCTCCACGCCCAGGGACAGCGGGGTGACATCCAGCAGCAGGATGTCCTTCACCTCACCGGCGAGCACACCGCCCTGAATGGCGGCACCCACGGCCACCACCTCGTCGGGGTTCACGGTCTGGTTGGGGTCCTTGCCGGTGATGCGCTTCACCAGCTCCAGCACTGCGGGGATGCGGGTGGAGCCACCCACCATCACCACCTCATCGAGTTCGGAGGAGGAGAGCTTGGCGTCCTTGAGGGCCTGCTCCACCGGCACGCGGCAGCGATCGATCAGCTTGCTGGCCAGCTCCTCGAACTTGGCCCGGGTGAGGGTGAGGTCGAGGTGCTTCGGACCCTCCGGGGTGGCTGTGATGAAGGGCAGGTTGATCTCGCTCTGGGTGGCGCTCGAGAGCTCGATCTTGGCCTTCTCGGCAGCCTCGGTGAGGCGCTGCAGGGCCTGCTTGTCCTGGCGGAGGTCGATGCCTTCGTTGGCTTTGAACGTGTCGGCCAGGTGATCCACGATCACCTTGTCGAAGTCGTCACCGCCCAGATGGGTGTCGCCGGAGGTGGAGAGCACCTCGAACACGCCGTCGCCCACCTCCAGCACCGACACGTCGAAGGTGCCGCCACCCAGGTCGAACACCAGGATGCGTTCGTTGCTCTTCTTGTCGAGGCCATAGGCCAGCGCCGCCGCCGTGGGCTCGTTGATGATCCGCAGCACCTCGAGACCGGCGATCTTGCCGGCATCCTTGGTGGCCTGGCGCTGGGAGTCGTTGAAGTAGGCGGGCACGGTGATCACCGCCTGGGTCACCGTTTCACCCAGGTACTTGCCGGCGTCCTCGGCCAGCTTGCGCAGCACCTGGGCACTCACCTCCTCCGGAGCGAACTGCTTGTTCAGCACCGGACACTTCACCTTCACGTTGGAGCCGGCCTTCTCCACGCCGTAGCTCACTTCCTTCGATTCCTCGTTCACCTCATCGACGCGGCGGCCGATGAAACGCTTCACCGAGTAGAAGGTGTTCTCGGGATTCATCACCGCCTGGCGCTTGGCGATCTGGCCCACCAGCTGGTCCTGGTTCTTGGTGTAGGCCACCACCGAGGGGGTGGTGCGGAACCCTTCCGCGTTGGCGATCACCGTGGGCTTGCCGCCCTCCATCACGGCGACACAGCTGTTCGTGGTGCCGAGGTCAATACCGACGACCTTTCCCATGGGTTCCCACCTCCTCAGTGGTTCGAGTTGCGTCTCTGCATCTTCATCAGCGGGGACGGAGCCAGGCGAGGGGTGGTTCCCGAACAGACGGTTACGGTTCCGGGGCTGTCCCGCCGCCCTGCCCGCGATGGCCCTGCCGATCTCCGCGTCCACGGCCCTGGTGGGAGTGCTGGGCGATCCGGTGCGGCACTCGCTCTCGCCGGCCATGCACAACGCCGCCCTGGCCGCGCTCGGACTCGACTGGATCTACCTGGCCCTGCCCACCCCCGCCGGGGAGCTGGCCGCGGTGGTGCATGCCCTGGAGGCCCTCGACTGCCGCGGCCTCAACGTGACCCTGCCGCACAAGGAAGCGGTGGCGGCCTGCTGCGCCGAACTCAGCCCCCTGGCCGCCCGGGTGGGCGCGGTGAACACCCTGGTGCGCCGACAGGCCGGGGGGTGGCTGGGCACCAACACCGACGTGGAGGGCTTCCTGGCGCCGCTGCGGCGGGAGGGCCACGCCTGGCAGGGCAGCCGGGCCGTGGTGCTGGGTTGCGGGGGCAGCGCCAGGGCCGTGGTGGCCGGCCTGGTGGAGCTGGGCTGTGGGGCGATCGCGGTGGCAGGACGGCAGGCCGCCAACCTGGAGCGCTTCGCCGCCGGCTGCCGGGCCTGGGCGCCCCAGCTGAGCCTTCATGCCTGGCACCGGCTGGGCGAGCTGCTGCCGGGCTGCCAGCTGCTGGTGAACACCACCCCCGTGGGCATGGCCTCGCCCACCGACCCGGCCGCCGCCCGGGCCTGTCCGCTCGATGAGGCCGGCCTCGCCGCTCTGACACCGCAGGCCTGGGTGTACGACCTGATCTACACCCCGCGGCCCAGCCAGCTGCTGCGGAGGGCCGCGGGGCGGGGCTGCCGCACGCTCGATGGGCTCGAGATGCTGGTGCAGCAGGGGGCCGCCTCCCTGCGGCTCTGGAGCGGAACCGCCGCCGTGCCGGTGGAGGCCATGCGGGAAGCCGCCGAGCGGCACCTGGCGGCTGCCTAGCCTGCACCGCAACCACACCCTCCCCGCCATGCAAGGCGCCCCGCTCTGGCATCGACTGCTGGCAGCCCTGGCCTATCTCCTGCCCTGGGCCGATGCGGTGGGCTTCGGCAGGGGCTTGTTCAGCCTCTTC
This sequence is a window from Cyanobium sp. PCC 7001. Protein-coding genes within it:
- the dnaK gene encoding molecular chaperone DnaK, whose protein sequence is MGKVVGIDLGTTNSCVAVMEGGKPTVIANAEGFRTTPSVVAYTKNQDQLVGQIAKRQAVMNPENTFYSVKRFIGRRVDEVNEESKEVSYGVEKAGSNVKVKCPVLNKQFAPEEVSAQVLRKLAEDAGKYLGETVTQAVITVPAYFNDSQRQATKDAGKIAGLEVLRIINEPTAAALAYGLDKKSNERILVFDLGGGTFDVSVLEVGDGVFEVLSTSGDTHLGGDDFDKVIVDHLADTFKANEGIDLRQDKQALQRLTEAAEKAKIELSSATQSEINLPFITATPEGPKHLDLTLTRAKFEELASKLIDRCRVPVEQALKDAKLSSSELDEVVMVGGSTRIPAVLELVKRITGKDPNQTVNPDEVVAVGAAIQGGVLAGEVKDILLLDVTPLSLGVETLGGVMTKMIPRNTTIPTKKSEVYSTAVDGQTNVEIHVLQGEREMASDNKSLGTFRLDGIPPAPRGVPQIEVTFDIDANGILSVTAKDKGSGKEQSISITGASTLSDNEVEKMVKDAEANATADKEKRERIDLKNQAETAIYQAEKQLGELGDKVSAEDREKVESSSKALKEAVEKEDFATVKTELEALQKALYAAGAAVYQQAAGADAAAAAAGGNGASAEAGSGSASDDVIDAEFTESK
- a CDS encoding shikimate dehydrogenase, translating into MALPISASTALVGVLGDPVRHSLSPAMHNAALAALGLDWIYLALPTPAGELAAVVHALEALDCRGLNVTLPHKEAVAACCAELSPLAARVGAVNTLVRRQAGGWLGTNTDVEGFLAPLRREGHAWQGSRAVVLGCGGSARAVVAGLVELGCGAIAVAGRQAANLERFAAGCRAWAPQLSLHAWHRLGELLPGCQLLVNTTPVGMASPTDPAAARACPLDEAGLAALTPQAWVYDLIYTPRPSQLLRRAAGRGCRTLDGLEMLVQQGAASLRLWSGTAAVPVEAMREAAERHLAAA